From one Mya arenaria isolate MELC-2E11 chromosome 4, ASM2691426v1 genomic stretch:
- the LOC128232790 gene encoding uncharacterized protein LOC128232790 isoform X1 produces MYLYVIVLVCWLRQALAMSECHREGPYVFSCEWPYWCCQDGISCCGISLYAYFGITLGFIGFLVLFGVALNIGLTRCRQPQFSVMPCVAVTKSSRSLYPKFQKGKTPNSTFYDYIMFPNDVRLV; encoded by the exons ATGTACTTATATGTCATAGTGCTCGTCTGCTGGTTGAGGCAAG cTTTAGCAATGAGCGAATGTCACCGTGAAGGTCCGTATGTCTTCTCCTGTGAGTGGCCTTACTGGTGCTGTCAAGACGGAATATCGTGCTG TGGAATTTCCCTCTACGCCTACTTTGGGATAACACTCGGTTTCATCGGATTTCTGGTTTTGTTCGGTGTGGCTTTAAATATAGGTTTAACCAGATGCAGACAACCCCAATTCTCCGTAATGCCATGTGTTGCTG TTACAAAATCGAGTCGCTCTTTATACCCAAAATTTCAGAAGGGGAAGACCCCGAATAGTACATTTTACGATTACATCATGTTTCCCAATGATGTGAGGCTGGTATGA